DNA from Rosa rugosa chromosome 6, drRosRugo1.1, whole genome shotgun sequence:
ATATGGTAAACAATGAAGCTATGGTTGTCTTTCCTCAACCGGTGGTCCCTTATAGCTATGCACAAGCTGCTGCAGGAACATCAAATGGCCAGGCTGCACAATCTGAACCTCCTTTTTCAACCTGGACTGCTGTTTCTCGCTGGCGTGGTAGCGGTGCTGGGAAAGTCTTTGCTGGAAGAGGTGCTGGTAGTTCCACCATGGGGAACCGCACTTTGCGTATCAATGAAGAAGGTAACAATCAACCAAGGGATATGCGAGCTGTAAACAGAAATGGCAGTGTGATTGGCCTCTTTGATCGTGAGATTGTAAGTACTCTTGAACCTTCTAACTTTAATAATACCATGAATATACATAATGATCTGCACAGCATAGGAAAGAACTTTAATTAAACCTACAATTTCAATAGTCTTATGATATGTGCCCAACCTTTAACGTACGTATTCTTGATTGCTATATCTCTGTTGGAGAACTAAGAGATAGATTGATACATCAGGATCAGTTCCAAGGTGCAAATGAGGAAATTAATCTTGATTTGGACTTGGCGGCTAACCACAACAGTATGCTGCTTGATCGAAACAATAGTGAAGGCACTGAGGAGGACCAGTTTGTTGAAAATGCTTTAAAGGACCCTAGCTATGATCTTTGAGGAGGCCCTGGACTTTTAAGAGCCCCAGGAAAAAGTCTCATCATATGATGCAAGACTTTGATGATGAAACTTTGCAATTAATGGATCCAGCTCTGTTAACAACCTCAACACATGGAGATAATGTGCTGGAACGCCCTTGTGGTAATTCACCGGATGGTTTTGTGTCCCAAACTAGATTTTATGATTCTGCCCACCACCTAGTTATATATCTTTTGTATCTTAGATATTGGAGCTTCCATTGATAAGTCTAGGTCCTTCTAAGCTATGTCTTGATGTACACCTTTTGTTTTGGAAATGTCGGTTAATAAAAACTCATGTTGTCGATTGGCATGAAAAATTTGTGCATTATGTGACTGGAAAATAACTCAAACCACTCCGGGTTTGCTGCCTGTGTTTATATATACCCTCACAAAGAAAACAGCAAGCACTTTAATTAATTGGCAGAAATCCTAACTTACAAATTAACTTCAGAATGATGAATCTTGGTCTATTATGGGTGAAAAAATAAGTAGCTCTTACACTTGTAAAAAGCTTCATTTGATGTGGCCACCTAAGCATCTTCTTGTATTATGAAGAGCCCTCATTGGGGATCAAAGGAGTGCACCACATTCATACCATTTAAGCATAAATGGATGCAGAGGGAGTTGTTGAAGAGAGGCAGTACTCTGCCAATATCAATATCTTGGTTGTGGACGATGAAATCATCACTTCAAACATATTATCAGCATTGCTCAAAACATGAGCTATCAAGGTACACACACTAGCTATGAATATGAAGACTCCACAATTGATCGACTTTATAGATATAGCTAGCTATCAAGGTAACGCAGGCTGAATTCTAAGGATGATAttaggaaacaaaaaaaaatcgaaatccATACAATTTGAATAAAAAGTAGCTGTTGGAAATTCTCTCCAAAACCTGCTAATAGTCTAATACATATATATCCTACGCTTAGCAAATTAAGGAAACCACACAAGTTTCTAAAATCAATACAAATTTTACAACTACAATGGTTGAAAAGAGtaagaaatttgaaattgagaaaatcatacCCTAATTGTAAGTTCTAATTAGACAGACTTCCCTGAAAATCTTCAATTTGAAAAGTAGCCGTTGGCATTTTCTCTCCATATCTAACACAAAATCCATACAAATACCATAGTCTTTTCTTCTTTATAGATCAAGACACCACAAAATCTTTATAAGAGATTTCTTTCTCAAGGAAAAAAGATCGAAAGAATCTTTGTGAATGAGATTCTGAGATCCACTCTAGATTTAGAATAATGGTTGGTCGTTGTGCTGCTTGCAAGTATTTGAGAAAAGGATGTCCGGAAGATTGCATTTTCGCTCCCTATTTTCCCTCCAACAATCCTCAAAGATTTGAACATGTTCATAGAATCTATGGTGCCAAGAATGTTGCCACCTTGCTTAaggtactatatatatatattcattgaaCATTATATGTACTTGGGTCATTATCAGTCTCTCAGGTACTTGGGAATTAAGCAATTTAAATTTACCCTGATGTGTTATTCCTTATGATTTATCAGGAATTGGAATCACTGCAACCGTATTTTCGAGCTCAAGCCATTGAAACTTTATGTTATGAGGCTGAAAGTAGAATACAAAATCCTGTGTATGGCTGCGCTGCGATTATTTTCCATTTACAACAGCAAATACATAACATAGAATCTGAATT
Protein-coding regions in this window:
- the LOC133716969 gene encoding LOB domain-containing protein 24-like, coding for MVGRCAACKYLRKGCPEDCIFAPYFPSNNPQRFEHVHRIYGAKNVATLLKELESLQPYFRAQAIETLCYEAESRIQNPVYGCAAIIFHLQQQIHNIESELAKIRAEIAVLSSNGQGQGASEMQPSTEQVHEDRFGSSSEAPNWFI